The window gaggaagctgccatatactgagtcagaccagtggtctatctagctcagtattgtcttcacagactggcagcggcttctccaaggttgcaggcaggaatctctctcagtcctatcttgcagaagccagggagggaacttgaaactttctgttcttcccagagcggcgccatcccctgaggggaatatcttacagtgctcacacttctagtctccctttcatatgcaaccaggatggaccctgcttagctaaggggacaagtcatgcttgctaccacaagaccagatttccTCTCATGTCACACAAGACATGCAGGTAGTGCTGGAAAATGTAGTCCttctcagcactttccccatagagtccTATGGTTGACAAGTCTCTGCAGGAGATTATCAGCCAATGGCTGCTTCCTGAGATAAGCTAGGGGGAGTTTCCACCAGTCTCTGAGCTCTTGCTATCCTGCAATCCTCCTTTTGATGTAACTGTTTCTGAATCAAGGTTCTGTGCCACAACACTGTGCTTAGTTCAGTCTCATATGCACTATGATTTAATTTGAATAGTAACActggatgttttccccttttgtTCTGTGCCATAGTTTCTCTTGTATTGTGAAGGCACCCGTTTTACGGAGACCAAGCATCGTATCAGTATGGAAGTGGCAGAATCCAAGGGATTGCCTAAACTCAAATATCACCTGTTGCCCAGAACCAAAGGTTTCACTACTGCTGTCCAGTGTCTCAGGGGAACAGGTATCCCTTAACAGTATTTCCTTAACCTTATCTTGAAGTGTTTGCTAAATGGATTCTTCAGCATAATCACTGCTGCTGGTCACTCCAGTTTGTTGTTAAAAATGCAAAATCGGTATTGATttcaatgtcattttaaaatgctgGATTTGATTTTGTAAATAATCTTAATACATTAATTAGCTCCCCTTTTGAATTAAGAGGAATTAATAATGCTACTTAGCACTTCACATTTCTGAAGTGGTGTACAAACATTGCCTAATTAGCACTCCCAGCATGCATGTGAGGTGTAAGCTTGTGTTGTGCCACACAGATGAGGCTGTTAAATAGGACAGATGGCTGGCTAAATAGTATTGATGGGTTACATGCTTTACTATGTCTTTGAAGCAAGCAGTATGAAAGCTACTGTactgcagatgggggggggggcataaggcTCTAAAAAGTTGCAGAATCCCCTTCTCCATCACGGAAAGATTAATTTATTATGTTGTACATTCACCATCCCTATTGCCCTCCTTATCACCAGCTGCCATGCAGATGTAAAAAACCTATTTTTAAGTGTCCAGTGACATCATGGATTCCAGAACCTATTTTGCTATTTGAAATCAATATCGTTTTCAGTTACTACAATCCAAATAAATAATAGGAGTGATTTAACAGAAATCAGTGGGAGTCAAACTTCCTCTTAAGTACTGTGGTACATAAATTAcaagaacaaacaaacagtcctgctggatcaggccaaagacctatctagtccagtatcctgtttcacacagtagccaccaaatgcctctgagaagcccacacacaagacgtgagggcatgccctctctcctgctgttactcccctgcaactggtatttagaggcatcttgcctctgaggctggaggtggcctatacccctcagactagtagccattggtagacctgttctccaagaatttgtctaagccccttttaaagcatcccaggctggtggccatcaccacatcttgtgacagagaattccatagattaagtatgcgctgtgtgaaaaagtacttccttttgttggtcctaaatttcttggcaatcagtttcatgggattatccctggttctagtgttatgagggaggggggaattatCTCTATCCATTCTTTCCACATACCATGGATAATTTTATAGActtatatcatgtctccccttagtcgcctcttttctaaactaaaaagcccagatgctgtagtctagcctcataaggaaggtgctccaggcccctgatcatcttggctgtcctcttctgcaccctttccagttctataatgaccttctttaggtgtggtgaccaggattttacacagtactccaaatgtggcagcaccatagatttgtatacgggcatgattattttagcattttaattttcaatctctgtacactgagtcaacacttccaacaagctgtccaccacgaacccaagatctctctgctgttcagtcactgacagctcagaccccatcagtgtgaCCTTCAGTTGGGGTTTTTTATACACACTCAGATCTtcattgtatatgtgaagttgggctttcttgccccaatatgcatcacttgcttacactgaagtgcatttgccattttgtctcccactcacccagtttggagatatctgttttggagctcctcacaatctgttttggatttcagcaaatagtttagtgttatctgcaaacttggctactttgctgcttaccccagcttctagatcatttatgaacaagttaaagagcactggttccagtacagatccctcctccccccacctcttactcccctccattgtgaaaactgtccatttattactatcctctgtttcctgtccttcaaccaggtactaatccacacatgaaacttcctcttatcccatgactactaagtttgcccaagagcctttgatgaggatgTCCCAGGATTGTCCTGAACTTATGAGAGTCAGTGAAATCCAggaatattgagctagatgggtgaCCTTAAGGATGTCACAGTTTCTGTTTCCTTTCTGAAAGATGGAAATTATATTATCCAACTTCTAATATGGTTGTGAGGTAGAGAGGCGGAGCATCTAAAATACACTGTGTGTTAAAAATGTCCTGTTTTTGAGTTGCCCTTCAATTTCCTGTAGTTCTCGAACCAGCCTCTGATTTGTgaacttcctttcccccctgtgccCACCTCCTGATTAATTTTGCATAGTTTGCTATTGCATCCAAACTGGGCAAACAGTGATTGTAACAAGCTATAGCCTGCCCAGTTGGATATAACTATGATTTGCACAAAATCAGAAGTCAGGGAAGGTGCAATAGTTTGGCATTGCTTTCAAACCAGACCTTAAAGAACTAGGAAATTTATGTCCAGCTAAGTGCAATGAGTGTGGCTGCTCTCATCCATTTAGTACTCTTGGGAAACACATTGTCTGACCAGTAGAACAGTGTGAGCAGTTTCCTGTGCTGCCAGTCTCAGATGTACCTTCATTTGCATCTGTGTTTGTGTGCATCCATGTTATTAATTGTAATTAATAAGTTGAATCCTGGCAGTCCAGAGACTGAAATAACTCTCTCGTTGCTTGGAACAGTTTCAGCAGTGTATGATGTAACGTTAAACTTCCGAGGAAACAAGAATCCATCCTTACTAGGAATTCTTTATGGGAAGAAATATGAAGCAGATATGTGTGTCAGGTAAGCATATATGCACAATGCATATTTCAGAAATGTGAAGCAACTGCATTCACCTAGTTTCTTTTCCCATGATTTAAGAGCTTTCATCTTTTTATGCTTCTTGGAAAGTGTTCCACCATTAATATCTGAGCATAGACATCTATGGGCATCCAAAcacttaaataaaaataaaacttgttCTGGATGTGTTCCAGCCAGTTCCACAGTCTACACGGTTACTGAACATATGTGATGCAAAATTCCATAAACGTGTATGACCACCTCATAACAATCTGATAAACAGCATAGTACCATCCAGTTGTGTTGAATGTGGTTGATTATCAAAATCTTTCCGGGGTCAAGATCAGTCTGGCTTGGTCCTCAGATCCAGTTGTCAAACTTGTTAAGTCTGACCTGCTGCTGGACAATATTGATTGgtttcctgacctctccattgttttttttaatgaattgcaACTGTACTTTCTGGCTGGGTCAGCTGCAGGCCAAGCTGAAAAAAGTTTTTTGTCTATGGCTGTCTGTCTCCCCACTCTCATACACTGTATTTCCTTTCCTTATATAAATCTAAAACATAATTGTAAGGGCCTTATCGCCTTTGCTGCCCTGTGGATGAACTTGTAATGATGGCTACTATTATCTGGCTTATAGTTAGTTAGGGAGAGCAGAGATTATAGTTCAAAGTTATCAAATAGAAGGCCTCGGAGCTTTTTGGAGTCCCCAGGGTGGACTGCAGCATTACAGCACTCCACAGAAATTGCTGAACCATCTGCAAAGCTGTGGGGGGAGGCGGTGTGGCATGGAGGTGGGTGGCTTTTGGCCAGTGGAGGAGGAAATGTGTGGCAGATATGTTAGGGCTGGCAGGAGGTGAGGTGCAATTTGGAGGGCAAGCAGTAGCATATGGGAAGGTTGCTTAGACAGTGGGGATTGGGAGCTGCCGTGGGAGGCTCGGGCCCAGAAAAGGGGAGTTCAGCAGAGGGTTGACTGGGGACAAAAGAGGTACCGGGGGAAAGAGTTGGGGGGTATTTTTAGAAATTCACCATTCTCCTTGCCACAGGGCTGTCCCCCCTCCCAGCAGTGCTGTTTTCGTTTTTacgttattttatttatttattcattcattcattcgttcatttattcaatcaatcaatcctattTTACACCGTCGGATATGTacgtctctaggtggtgtacaatatttaaaacaatataaaaaagtaaACACAGCTTAGAATTCCacaaagcacaataaaaacaatctcataaaacaagttattaaagcaaattaatatgttttaatttgCTCAGTTGTGGTTTTGAGCATTTATTGTGTGGAGAATTTGGCCTTCTAACCCATCTGAATTTGGCAGTTCTGGTCTAGCTACTACTCAACATTTCTCTGTGGTGAAACCTTCAGATATACCAGTTTGATTTTCTATTCTTTCGACAAGAATTCCCCTCCACTCAGCAAGTGGTGTGTTCAGAAAAACTGTTTGCTAAACTGTTTGCTACGTTCCCTTGTATCTCGCCACTTGTTTTTCCGACCTTGCTCAAAAGAAAGAACTTACACAGCATCCTTGATATGCACTTGCAGAAGGAGAATCCACAATAAGAACCAAAGTGGTGTAGGTAAAtcttcctccttccccaacaGAGCCTATATTGTAGTAATAGGCTCTGTCACCATGTACAAGAGTTCCTTCATTAATTTCTGAGTTCAGATGACCTGGCCCAATATTTGATCATCTGTAGCCTTTGCCTGGCTGTGTGTATTTGGTTTTTTATCTTAATTCTCTGTATGTTATTTTCTgtataaaacaaaagcaaactttTGAAGGTTCACCTTTATAATAGACTCCAGTTGAGAGAGAATTGTTTACTGCATAATCTAAATGTTCTGGCTGTGGGTACCCTCTAGTGGAAGATCCATTGAAGTGATGGAACAATGCAGGATTTTCAATGATGTTTGAATTAAACTGTGCTACAGAGCTCAATATTGCTATAGCTAATTAGAATAGCTAAGAATTAATGCTTTCCAGCAAGGGAGGCATTAAGTAATTTGGAACATGTAAGTATatctttcaggtgttttttggaCATGTGACCACTTGTGTAGCTATTTGGCTTAAGTGTAGATATATTGCAAGCAGAGTAGTATATGTTCTAAATAGGAGAAAACACTCTGCTAAAAACTGGGGAATAGCATTCAGTTTTATATAACCTCTGGGAAAGATCCTACATCTCCCAGGAATCTTTTCTGTGCAAGGCTCCATGAAATAAATGTTGGACATTTCAATGGACACAATAAAGTATTTCTAAGTTGTAGCTCCTCCCTTTTAGCTGCTCTGGCTTTCTGTGACAAAGGCTCCTCTATAAAGCTTTGCAACTTCTGCTGTGTTAATCTGCTCAAATGTTGTTATGTTGCCATGGGTGTCACACTTCTACGTTTTTGAAATCTGATTAAgtgtggcagcagagagggaggagagattaAATCTTTACTAGTTGTCTGGAGTTCAGCCACTGCCACTTCACTGCTAAATGAGGAATTCTGCAGGACAGTCGTCACTTGCTTCCTAATTCTCAGCATATCAGACCTGATAGTGATTACTCGAGAGCAAGAAAAGGCATTTCATACATGCTCTAATGCTGTTAATTATTACTTGAGATGTGGCATGGAAAGCAGATTATCCCACACTGTTAGGAGGGCATCCATTATACGAGTTGCGGCTCCCACTTGCTCCAATCAGACAGGGCTTATCTAAATGAGAATTCTTCCCATGATCCCTAAGCATTGGCCACTCCCAGTTCTGGTCTTCATGGAACAGGGTTCTTTgagcgctctctctccctccctctctcacaaaagcTCCTCTTTGCTATTACCATATTTTTCTAATTTTCTTCCTATCCTTTTATTCAACCCCACTttccctgcttccttcctttaGTGTCATTTtagtggggggagggaacctttttttttttttttaatccatgatTTGCCTTTTCATGCTTTGTCCTCTCGTGGAGCTAGAGCCTTATCTGCCTCCACAGTCTCTTTGTGGGCTCAATGCCTGAGGAGCCTTCTGCTTTGGGAAACTTCCTCAGCAGGGCCTAATCATGGGtgtgctccatttaaaaaagcCCGTGCAAGACTTTTTATATCTCTCTGCCACATAAAAGATGGTTGGCTGACAGCACCAAGGCATTGTCAAGCCTCTAAAATCAAACTATGGATGGTTTGGTTGCATTCAGTCACTGTCAGTAAACACTGTCTTTTCAAGTTGTACTTAAACTGATGCAACACAATTGTGCATTTTTCATGTCTTTGTATAAAAATATACATGTCTAGGTAAGAGTTTTGGGAAGGGAAAGGTAGAGGGCAGATGAATGAATCAacagcctctttctttctttcttttttaaataaactATTCAGGGTTCCAAAATATATGCTATTTTATTCTGTAGAGCAGCTATAATGTACACGTATTGTGATTATTTTTATTCTAACCTCTTTAAACAAATTAGGAGGTTTCCTCTTGAAGATATCCCTTTGGATGAAAAGGAAGCAGCAAAGTGGCTTCATAAACTTTATCAGGAAAAGGTAAATAGCTTGTCTGCCTTTAAGATTTTATAGAATAAGATGCTAATATAATGCATAATATACTATGCTAATATAATAAAGTAGTAGAAGTAATTAAGATACCCTTGGGCTGGATGGCCTGGCTCCCCACACTCCACATTCAGATTGTAAAGCTACAACCTTAAACTTGGAAGTAAAGTATCATTGAATAAATGAAACAGACTTCTTACAAAATATGCTTGGAATTGGATGAGTGTTTGTCAAAGCCAATGTTTCTCAAGGATTGATTAAAAGATTTGAAGGCTCTGTACTGAGCCCCAAGCAATGGTGACCCTTAAGCTATactttcccttctttcttctccccgCCTTTTGGCAGGATTCAACACACCTAGGCTGGCAGACAGACCTAATTGCTTCTCTGAGTATATGTCAATGGAGGCTGAAATAGTAGGAAACTAATTACAACTGTGAATGTTATATAGCTGTCAAGTCAGTGGGAAATGCTTAGATTTAAAGTGCAACTGTTTGCGACCTGATCTCCTGTTGATACTGTTCTTCTCAAGGGAATAATAAGGCCTTTGGATTGGCATGGTAACTAGCTATCTTATGATGGCTTGGTGCAGGATGGAAGCAAATATTGCAAATGAGCTATAAAAGGTAGGGCTTTCTTAGCATGTTAGCATCAGAAGTAGTGATGGGTCAGATCTTAAAAAGTGGGAGGGATGTTGAATATTGGATTTCATGAATTCAAAATGATCAAATTCATTTTAATCGGGTCTAGGCTCCTCAAAAATCTAGGCCAATTAAACATTGGTTCATTTGAGCCTAATTTGGTATCCTCCAGCCATAAGCCCAAACTAGCACCCCATTCCCAAAACTGGGCCCACCTTGAATTCCAATTTTTGGgagaaaggcaatatataaataaatgaataaattactGAGATGAAGGGGGGGCATGGCTTGTGGCAACCATAAACCTTTAGGGCTGGGTTCTGCCGTAAGCATGTACAGCAACATCCAATGACAACAGGAAGCATGGGAACTACTTCCCAACATCAGTATATGCTGCTACGTATGTGAAGCTGCTCAGTAGGTTTGAACAAGTGGTGGGGGGGGTTGTTGGAAGGGGGGCCTCCAGGTCCCATCATGCTCTTGGAAGCATCATGACAAATTCAACAGAGTCCACTTTCAAATAGGATTGCAGTAAACTCAAGAGTTCAATGGTCACtctccaaaaagaagaagaagttttaACTGGGCCAAATTGGGCCAGGAGAAGTTTTTAAAGTGTGTAACTCTCCTTAACTGATTGTTGTGAATGAACTTCAAAAGTTATTGAGTTGCATGAGCATCCCATTGTCATACATTTTTTAAGGGCAAGTTCTTGTATTTTTGTTTAAGCAGTAGTCATTCCACATGCTGGATTGACAGCAGTTGTAGGTTATCAAATAATGACTGCAAACTGTGTGAATGATGTAATGTGTAAAGCAGACATTTAGCTTTCAGGAAAGTGCCCTACACCTTGTCACTTGCCCTCTTCTCTGTTTTTCTTCAGTCGGTCCACTGATGGCATTTCTCTGATATGATTTTTATAGATGATATATTCTTTCCAAGCAATATAAAAAATGATATAGGAATACAAAAACAATgtgatgcagaagaaggcgcaaATGATCAATAGGAACAGGGTTGGGTTGGCAGTAAAAATGGAATTTTCAGTAGTAAGAGCTAGTATCTCTTAATGGTTTGTTTCTTTAAGTAGTTATgattcaacaacaaaaaaacacaaatacTTCCCACTGCAAATAGATGCAGGCTTTTATGACAATATTAAAATGTATAGGCTTTGGATTATCTGAGCACAGGCCTATATGTACCTATATTAGGAAgctttttctttgtttctctctccaAGGATGCTTTGCAAGAGAAGTATAATCAAGAAGGTATATTTCCTGGGCAGCAATTCAAACCTCCCAGAAGACCATGGACTCTCCTAAACTTTCTCTTCTGGGCCACAGTTCTCCTGTCTCCTCTTTTCAAATTTGGTTTTGGAATTTTTGCAAGTGGATCACCTCTTCTGATTCTTGCATTCCTGGGCTTTGTTGGAGCAGGTAATAAATCTAAAGAAGAAATGTTCCTTTGGGCCATTTTAGactgggggagagggaaatggaAAGGGAACAAGAACCAAACTTATGTTTGTTAAATGCAGttctttattattatatttctgcATTGCATCATAGTGGGTGCATTAGCACATTGAGAAATGAGCTCCAAATCTGACTGCTATATTATTTAGaaagacttcttttttttttattagGACAACTCAGGGCATGTCACACTTtgctttatcttcacaacagccatTTCAGTAGATTAATCTGAGTGATAAAtcctattcacatgctatgttcaacacttgtacaatctgtgtatagtgtacacaagtacagatttatatgcagatacagttattcatttTAGGCTAAATGCaagtatagcagtacacttcccaaagatatcatgcatttgagagaactgtacacaggttcactttttaaatgaatgcagatctagtcattcacacaaagacaaaTATGTATGTACAGgcttctgaatgcaggtacaacataatgtctgaatagggctatagtcccTATCCATCTAGAGAGCATGATGGTCAAACCCAACCCAACACCTTTAGCAACAGCATCATACAGACTCCTCCATACTTTTTTTCTGACAGACTTTGTGCTGCTAACTTTGTAGGCCACAGTTAAAAGTCTGTTGACTTCAGTGGGCTCAAGTGTGCTTAATCTGTGTTAGATAATGTTgtattgtgttgtattgtattgtatttcttAAGGTTACAATCATTTGCATCCCTCAGTGTATTGCTTAGTGTTTTATGTCATGGACATTGCACTTAATAGTCACACTGTTTAATCCTCATAATGAGGGTTCTGACCCTTTAACTTGTCTAGAGTTGTACCCATGGTAGGAGGAACCAAGTACTGCATCAAACAAGTAGCTGGCCTCCCCTATCACCTCCACCCACTGCTAGGCACCCATCGTGACTTAAAAGAAATACACTCTCTACACACATGGTGTGCATGTGCTATACTTAATGTGAATTGTACTGTTGGTTTTTCTTTCTAACATGGGACAAAGTTTGCCCCTCCCCAGAAGCTAATGTTGACCCTCCTATGCCCCCACGTTTTTTTCTTCCACCCCTAGACTTCCATATTAATGCAGAACCTGAGAGATTTGACTTTTGTTCTATCCTGTCTTGGCTCCACAGATAGTCTTAAAACTGTCTGGGCAATGCCCAGTGACATCTCTGAAGTGATGGGCTAATGTCCGGCTGAAGCAGGAGACATTCTGCAAAGAATCAAATAGATGCTCACTCATTTTTCATAATCCATACCTGTTCCAGTCTTTGTTAAAGTACAGAATTATGATTATTTTTAGCAGAGATTATGAACAACCCACATCTGTGGTGTGTgtaggtagataggtaggtaggtaaataAAAGTGGGGATCTGCAAGGAAATGTTGCACTGTATTCTCAGCCCCTAACAGGAGTGCTTGTGTTCACGGCTCTTACCAGCCTGGAATAGGTGTCTTGAATTGCTGTTTGAATCCTACAGGACTCCGGAAAGAGGGAAAAGGAACACTTCTTTTTCCTTATGCACACTTCTAAAGCCTTTCTCTGCTTTGCTGTacacagagatgcacctaggtaattttggagtttCCCCCGCACCCCCAGCTGCAGGTtaggcatcatccccctacacacacacacacacacacacacacacacacactattacaCGTGCAGTATTTCTAACCCATgagttcttgagagcacaaacggcaagaatgtaagaatataaaacaaggaggttccaaccttgaattaagggataccaaaggacagatagtaaccgATTCAGAGacgatcaaacagagatggaaggaatatactgaaaatctgtaaagCAGGGAGGTCAAAAAATGAAATTTTCTCGAAGATATTCCCCTGCAAGAACCTCTAggatgggaagatgaagttagatcagcacttttgtcattaccaagttggaaggctacaggaattgatggaatagctacagaaatatggcaggcaacaaaagaagaatcagtcaacgttctaaccaaactatgccagcaaaatTGGAGAACAACACactggccaacagactggaagaggtcagtataCTTgccaataccaaagaaaggagacttatacagctctgggctccttggagaaagagcgggatataaataaatgaataaataaataaattaaattaaattaaattgcccaatatccttaatttcacatgctaccaaaataatgctcaggatcatccaacacagatttgagccctacatggaaagggaaatgcctgaTGTTCAAGCTGTTTTccgaaaaggccaaggaacaagagacatcattggtGATTCAAACTGGATAATTGCGAAAGCCAAAGAATataaaaaagaagtcaatatgtgcattattgactacagaaaagcctttgattgagtaaaccatgtcaagttgtggaatattcttaggaaaatgaTGGGCATCTCAGAATGTCTCATTGTtcccatgagaaacctatacacagaacaggaagccacagtccagacagaacatggtgaaacagactggttccagatcagcaaaggagtaagacaaggctgtatactttctccttatttattcaacttttatgctgaacatatactgagagaagctggattggaagaagatgagcgtggtttttaagttggaggaagaaacatcagtaacctgcgtTACGCTGATgaaaccactctgatagctgagaatgtggatgatctgcaagctctagtgatgaaagtcaaggagcacagtgaaaaaatcggactaaatgtcaagaagactaaactaataactATGGGTACAGCAACCATACTTCgaattgacactgaagacactgaagtggtggatagcttctgccttttaggactgacaatcagcagtaaaggatccaggaGTCAAAAAATACACCACAGGCTAGCAcctagtagggttgcaatgaaggccttggaaatgatatttagatgccgtgatgtgtctatacctacaaagattagaatggtttggaccatggtttttcctgtgacactctatggatgcaaaagctggactttgaagaagcaagatagaaaaagtattgacgctattgaatttgggtgctggagaagacttttgaggataccatggacagccaggaaaacaaacacatggatcagaAAACAAATCAATTCTCATTCAAAGTGCAAATGACCAAGCCTATACTATCACATTTGggatacattatgtgaaaacccagctcccttgagaagtccatgatgctgggaaaatttgaaggagagagaaagaagaggatggccagcagcaaggtggatggactcgattactatagcaatgaatgcaccactgagagaccttaaaggccaagtgtaATGACCCCCACAGGGGTCATGGAGGatgattcctcagatgaagacccagagcagtgGGAGCAGGTTGAAACTCCGGTTGACTCAGCAGAGCTGGtgctgacaggcttgcaggccactttgtctccttctcttcctcctcctgataaAACCTCCAAGGCCTCTGAAGTCGAGGTGCCTGTC of the Hemicordylus capensis ecotype Gifberg chromosome 3, rHemCap1.1.pri, whole genome shotgun sequence genome contains:
- the AGPAT3 gene encoding 1-acyl-sn-glycerol-3-phosphate acyltransferase gamma isoform X2 translates to MLLEWWSGTECTLFSDQAAVDKFGKEHVIIILNHNFEIDFLCGWTMTERFGVLGSSKVLAKKELLYVPLIGWTWYFLEIVFCKRKWEEDRDTVVEGLKRLSDYPEYMWFLLYCEGTRFTETKHRISMEVAESKGLPKLKYHLLPRTKGFTTAVQCLRGTVSAVYDVTLNFRGNKNPSLLGILYGKKYEADMCVRRFPLEDIPLDEKEAAKWLHKLYQEKDALQEKYNQEGIFPGQQFKPPRRPWTLLNFLFWATVLLSPLFKFGFGIFASGSPLLILAFLGFVGAASFGVRRLIGVTEIEKGSSYGNQEIKKKK